In Tsuneonella amylolytica, one genomic interval encodes:
- a CDS encoding conjugal transfer protein TraH: protein MTTRLRTVALALAATSMVAAPISGPASANVGDSMDRFMDDMGGAANVTGPTAFEGQSAGYYSMGNVWTRFPQKTTNIANLQLPRARAGCGGIDIFAGSFSFINASEMVALLKAVANNAVGFAFSLAIDTICPECNKIMQEFSQKAQLMNELSINSCEMAQGLVGGVWPKGDLADKAICEAIGNSEGIFTDYAAAKHGCGTRGQRASTNENGGEDFADVNPGVPRNYTWHVLKQSAFFNPGGTFDRELAEYAMTLIGTVIYVPPKDDEPGRFVPFAGDASSTLVTALLDGTQGQSVRVFQCDETDQCLNPSFQQLSLASAKAIRPRVALMIGNMVEAIRTDTAIGEAEKELLQVASLPLYKILTVQAAFGRGMATDDRATLAEVASIDLLHAILERIVSEAGRSMASFIAADEAKLALWRAQVAEVRSQLAHRQANGQARITAIVQIIEKTAMIENMLAASMSPSMAAALDWSRGLQSRSIVP from the coding sequence ATGACTACTAGGCTTAGAACCGTTGCGCTTGCACTGGCCGCCACGAGCATGGTCGCCGCCCCGATCTCGGGACCAGCATCGGCGAACGTCGGCGACAGCATGGACCGGTTCATGGATGACATGGGCGGGGCGGCGAACGTCACCGGGCCGACCGCCTTCGAAGGCCAGTCGGCGGGCTATTACAGCATGGGCAATGTCTGGACCCGCTTCCCGCAGAAGACGACCAACATCGCCAATCTTCAACTGCCGCGCGCGCGGGCCGGCTGCGGCGGGATCGACATCTTCGCCGGCTCCTTTTCGTTCATCAATGCCAGCGAGATGGTCGCGCTGCTGAAGGCGGTCGCCAACAACGCGGTTGGCTTCGCCTTCAGCCTCGCGATCGACACGATCTGCCCCGAGTGCAACAAGATCATGCAGGAGTTCAGCCAGAAGGCGCAGCTCATGAACGAGCTGTCGATCAACTCCTGCGAAATGGCGCAAGGGCTCGTCGGTGGCGTGTGGCCCAAGGGCGATCTTGCCGACAAGGCGATCTGCGAAGCGATCGGCAATTCCGAAGGCATCTTCACCGATTATGCCGCGGCCAAGCATGGCTGCGGTACCCGAGGGCAGCGCGCTTCGACCAACGAGAACGGCGGCGAGGACTTCGCCGACGTCAATCCCGGGGTGCCGCGCAACTACACCTGGCATGTCCTCAAGCAGAGCGCCTTCTTCAACCCCGGCGGCACCTTCGACCGCGAGCTTGCCGAATACGCGATGACCTTGATCGGAACGGTCATCTACGTGCCGCCCAAGGACGACGAGCCCGGCAGGTTCGTGCCCTTTGCGGGCGACGCCTCCTCGACGCTGGTGACAGCGCTGCTCGACGGGACGCAGGGCCAGAGCGTGCGCGTCTTCCAGTGCGACGAGACCGACCAGTGTCTCAATCCGAGCTTCCAGCAATTGAGCCTTGCCAGCGCGAAGGCGATCCGCCCGCGCGTCGCTCTGATGATCGGCAACATGGTGGAGGCGATCCGCACCGACACCGCGATCGGCGAGGCCGAAAAGGAACTGCTCCAGGTCGCGTCGCTGCCGCTCTACAAGATCCTCACCGTGCAGGCGGCGTTTGGACGCGGCATGGCGACCGATGACCGCGCAACCCTCGCCGAAGTCGCCAGCATCGATCTGCTCCATGCGATCCTCGAGCGGATCGTCTCCGAAGCCGGCCGCTCAATGGCCAGTTTCATTGCCGCCGACGAAGCCAAGCTCGCCCTGTGGCGCGCACAAGTGGCGGAGGTCCGCAGCCAGCTTGCGCACCGGCAGGCCAACGGACAGGCACGCATCACCGCGATCGTCCAGATCATCGAGAAGACCGCGATGATCGAGAACATGCTCGCCGCCTCAATGTCACCCTCGATGGCTGCGGCGCTCGACTGGTCGCGCGGGCTGCAGTCGCGCTCGATCGTACCGTAA
- a CDS encoding conjugal transfer protein TraF: MAGPLAAQDAGPPTGAADALYCAERKLGYWFYCVRPAPAPRETEPQPQASTSVAEELDAITGTLRELKAQAILHPTPDNVAAYIRFQREQLDRASLFSDVWQRALWQDPALDYTLERPVGALAKKQWQDTRAAERDVAMARLSERYGLFYFFAQTCGACEVMSPIVKAVASRWRITVRAISTDGGPSRHFPDYSVEKGQRPRMGLEPGITPAVVLWDSVGKRPIPIGYGVLSADELQDRIYLLTSKEAGHDY, from the coding sequence ATGGCTGGCCCGCTGGCCGCGCAGGACGCAGGTCCCCCAACCGGTGCGGCCGACGCGCTCTACTGCGCGGAGCGCAAGCTCGGCTACTGGTTCTACTGCGTGAGGCCTGCGCCCGCGCCTCGTGAGACAGAGCCGCAGCCGCAGGCCTCGACAAGTGTCGCGGAAGAGCTCGACGCGATCACGGGCACCTTACGCGAACTGAAGGCGCAAGCGATCCTCCATCCCACGCCGGACAATGTCGCCGCCTACATCCGCTTCCAGCGCGAACAGCTCGACCGTGCCTCGCTGTTCTCCGACGTCTGGCAGCGCGCGCTGTGGCAGGACCCGGCGCTCGACTACACGCTCGAACGTCCCGTCGGCGCGCTCGCCAAGAAGCAGTGGCAGGATACCCGCGCGGCCGAGCGCGACGTCGCCATGGCCCGGCTCTCTGAGCGCTACGGCCTGTTCTACTTCTTCGCCCAGACCTGCGGCGCCTGCGAGGTCATGAGCCCGATCGTCAAGGCGGTCGCGTCACGCTGGCGCATCACCGTGCGCGCGATCTCGACCGATGGCGGGCCGTCGCGGCACTTCCCGGACTACAGTGTCGAGAAGGGCCAGCGGCCGCGCATGGGGCTCGAGCCCGGGATAACCCCGGCGGTGGTGCTGTGGGACAGCGTCGGGAAGCGCCCGATCCCGATCGGCTACGGCGTGCTCTCGGCCGACGAGCTGCAGGACCGCATCTATCTCCTCACCTCGAAGGAAGCCGGACATGACTACTAG
- a CDS encoding conjugal transfer protein TraN: MTRMVAAVLALILAVPGASTAQTTEAARADGKQTASDLLDTARDAASAPVDANRLPNYDPQASRGLQNLAQSPEQIEARARAAATTNPALRTIRDSMTSRAKFDPQDISDMLARSRTISETPLDYTSGMAVGGAQGSCVPLPPGAGSAGTYFATCNTGTRIDQSAGQCAVPLVASVTRRPQYHYLCSRFGDFNSLGEPICEGFADASCRATGQREGRCLQWFDNGHTRFCSEPGEPLTEITCDAPVSGRTPYAVTSATDVSATPDESQCAGFASNGNCTLDAEICTDSAPQTRIVDGIAVTRPCWAWQRSYSCVTRSAASDCSALEDEGSCRFVREECLSGDEACETWERVYECPLPAGETGGTQYVCDGDVYCIDGSCETIERKANDEFKDAVTALHAMNEARGQFDSQTLTLFRGTRDTCSSKVFGVLNCCKGKGFPLIPGISLLVALGCDREEVLLHERDAQGLCAYVGTYCSDSFLGVCLTKKKVYCCFESKLSRILQEQGRRQLPKPWGKPKTETCTGFTLDEFARLDLSQMDFSEVYAEFTDAARLPDELETSTIIQQKIQDYYAREAQ; this comes from the coding sequence ATGACGCGGATGGTTGCCGCTGTGCTCGCGCTGATCCTTGCTGTGCCGGGCGCGAGCACCGCCCAGACCACCGAGGCGGCCAGGGCCGACGGCAAGCAGACAGCAAGCGACCTGCTAGACACCGCGCGCGACGCGGCTTCGGCGCCGGTCGATGCGAACCGCCTGCCCAATTACGATCCGCAGGCGTCGCGCGGCTTACAGAATCTTGCGCAGAGCCCCGAGCAGATCGAGGCCCGCGCACGCGCCGCTGCAACAACGAACCCGGCGCTGCGCACGATCCGCGACAGCATGACCAGCCGCGCCAAGTTCGACCCGCAGGACATCTCCGACATGCTCGCGCGGAGCCGGACGATCAGCGAGACCCCGCTCGACTACACCAGCGGGATGGCGGTAGGGGGTGCGCAGGGTTCCTGCGTGCCGCTTCCTCCCGGCGCGGGATCGGCGGGAACGTACTTCGCGACCTGCAATACCGGCACAAGGATCGACCAGAGCGCCGGCCAATGCGCGGTCCCGCTTGTCGCGAGCGTCACCCGGCGGCCGCAGTATCACTACCTTTGCAGCAGGTTCGGCGACTTCAACAGCTTGGGCGAGCCAATCTGCGAAGGCTTTGCCGACGCGAGCTGCCGCGCGACCGGCCAGCGCGAGGGCCGCTGCTTGCAATGGTTCGACAACGGACACACACGGTTCTGCTCGGAACCGGGCGAACCCCTGACCGAAATTACCTGCGATGCTCCGGTATCGGGCCGGACGCCTTATGCGGTCACAAGCGCCACGGACGTGTCTGCCACCCCCGACGAGAGTCAGTGCGCCGGTTTCGCGAGCAACGGCAATTGCACGCTCGACGCGGAAATCTGCACCGACAGCGCGCCGCAGACCCGGATAGTGGACGGCATCGCGGTCACCCGGCCCTGCTGGGCCTGGCAGCGCAGCTACAGCTGCGTCACCCGAAGCGCCGCCAGCGACTGCTCTGCGCTCGAGGATGAGGGAAGCTGCCGCTTCGTGCGCGAGGAGTGTCTGAGCGGCGACGAAGCATGCGAAACCTGGGAGCGCGTCTACGAATGCCCGCTTCCGGCCGGTGAAACGGGTGGCACCCAATATGTCTGCGACGGCGACGTCTACTGCATCGACGGCTCTTGCGAGACGATCGAGCGCAAAGCGAATGACGAGTTCAAGGATGCGGTGACCGCGCTTCACGCGATGAACGAGGCGCGCGGGCAGTTCGACTCGCAAACGCTGACGCTGTTTCGCGGAACCCGCGACACCTGCTCGTCGAAGGTCTTCGGCGTGCTCAACTGCTGCAAGGGCAAGGGATTCCCGCTCATCCCCGGGATCAGCCTGCTGGTGGCGCTCGGCTGCGATCGCGAGGAAGTCCTGCTGCACGAGCGCGATGCGCAGGGCCTCTGCGCCTATGTCGGCACCTATTGCTCCGACAGCTTCCTCGGCGTGTGTCTGACCAAGAAGAAGGTCTACTGCTGCTTTGAGTCCAAGCTCTCGCGGATCCTGCAGGAGCAGGGCCGGCGACAGCTGCCCAAGCCCTGGGGCAAGCCGAAGACCGAGACCTGCACGGGTTTCACGCTCGACGAGTTCGCGCGGCTCGACCTCAGCCAGATGGATTTCTCCGAAGTCTATGCCGAGTTCACCGACGCCGCGCGGCTGCCGGACGAGCTCGAGACCAGCACCATCATCCAGCAGAAGATCCAGGACTATTACGCAAGGGAAGCACAGTGA
- the trbC gene encoding type-F conjugative transfer system pilin assembly protein TrbC — MNKPLLLVPFVFALSLGGLALAQSESDHLDLAAIRARASEHAGDAEALATAVRERADVLAEDARSTQDAAQAKRAAYAQSVGTDLTADPLNFDAMVRAQAQAEAASLSEGPRFIAFVSLSMPPESLKALVRDMRRAGGVTVLRGFPQGDSEGFKKRLAAIWSDGSEAGSLGIDPRLFRAFDIKAAPSFVMLSTDFSPCDGFDCTSAVPPHDRIAGNVSVAHVLETFAGGGGPGAALARLHLARLEGDRP, encoded by the coding sequence ATGAACAAGCCCCTCCTCCTTGTCCCGTTTGTCTTCGCCCTTTCGCTTGGCGGCCTGGCGCTCGCGCAGAGCGAATCGGACCACCTCGATCTCGCTGCGATCCGTGCGCGCGCCTCCGAGCACGCCGGCGATGCGGAGGCGCTGGCCACCGCGGTGCGCGAGCGGGCAGACGTGCTCGCCGAGGATGCACGAAGCACGCAGGACGCCGCGCAGGCCAAGCGCGCGGCCTATGCCCAAAGCGTCGGCACCGATCTCACTGCTGACCCACTCAACTTCGACGCCATGGTCCGTGCCCAGGCGCAGGCCGAGGCGGCATCGCTGAGCGAAGGCCCACGCTTCATTGCCTTTGTCTCGCTGTCGATGCCGCCGGAATCCCTGAAAGCGTTGGTGCGCGACATGCGCCGCGCGGGCGGGGTCACGGTGCTGCGCGGCTTTCCGCAGGGCGACAGCGAAGGCTTCAAGAAGCGCCTCGCGGCGATCTGGAGCGATGGCAGCGAAGCGGGCTCGCTCGGCATCGATCCTCGGCTCTTTCGCGCCTTCGACATAAAGGCCGCGCCGAGCTTCGTCATGCTCAGCACCGATTTCAGCCCGTGCGACGGGTTCGATTGCACGAGCGCGGTCCCGCCGCATGACCGCATCGCCGGTAATGTCAGCGTCGCCCATGTTCTCGAAACCTTCGCCGGAGGCGGCGGCCCCGGCGCGGCGCTTGCACGGCTCCACCTCGCCCGCCTCGAAGGAGACCGGCCATGA
- the traU gene encoding conjugal transfer pilus assembly protein TraU — translation MRLFHKLAAALLAAVSLALATPAAADAGPGKCTGSFVNPITDICWSCLFPISVGGLEIWPSNRPDPDNPDLPLCLCGVRPGIAMGFWEPVRLADVSMKPWCFVNLGGMKLDPGFDIGFRSISGPSAVGGASQYYSSWHVHWYAYPLIYWMEIVADFLCLEPGSIDILYISEIDPLWQDSELTAIINPEAVLFANPLALAACAADCAAATAKLPIDEMFWCAGCQGSMYPMNGNVSASIGHVQASRLVLSRFAYKLHRELVSWGTMGSKGLCGKYLMPVMRKQQYRFQATNPNPATSGRYACPPIGTSTTLQEPGQVVPAIGEDMGYLVWRKRNCCAL, via the coding sequence ATGAGGCTCTTCCACAAGCTCGCAGCGGCCCTCCTCGCTGCCGTGTCGCTGGCACTGGCAACGCCCGCCGCGGCCGATGCCGGGCCGGGCAAGTGCACCGGCAGCTTCGTCAACCCGATCACCGACATCTGCTGGTCGTGCCTGTTCCCGATCTCGGTCGGTGGGCTGGAGATCTGGCCCTCGAACCGACCCGATCCCGACAATCCCGACTTGCCGCTGTGCCTGTGCGGCGTAAGGCCCGGCATCGCGATGGGTTTCTGGGAGCCGGTACGGCTCGCCGATGTCAGCATGAAGCCCTGGTGCTTCGTCAATCTGGGCGGAATGAAGCTCGATCCCGGCTTCGATATCGGCTTCCGTTCGATTTCCGGACCCTCGGCGGTGGGCGGGGCGAGCCAGTATTACTCGAGCTGGCACGTCCACTGGTACGCCTATCCGCTGATCTACTGGATGGAGATCGTGGCCGATTTCCTCTGCCTCGAGCCCGGCTCGATCGACATCCTCTACATCTCCGAGATCGATCCGCTGTGGCAGGACAGCGAGCTCACCGCGATCATCAATCCCGAAGCGGTCCTGTTCGCCAATCCGCTAGCGCTGGCGGCCTGCGCCGCCGACTGCGCCGCGGCGACCGCGAAACTCCCGATCGACGAGATGTTCTGGTGCGCGGGCTGCCAAGGCTCGATGTACCCGATGAACGGCAATGTCTCGGCCTCGATCGGGCACGTGCAGGCCTCGCGGCTCGTGCTCTCGCGGTTCGCCTACAAGCTCCACCGCGAGCTCGTCTCGTGGGGCACGATGGGCTCCAAGGGTCTTTGCGGCAAATATCTGATGCCGGTGATGCGCAAGCAGCAATACCGCTTCCAGGCCACCAATCCCAACCCGGCGACGAGCGGGCGCTACGCCTGCCCGCCGATCGGCACCTCCACCACCCTCCAGGAGCCCGGACAGGTCGTCCCCGCCATCGGCGAGGACATGGGTTACCTCGTCTGGCGCAAGAGGAACTGCTGCGCGCTATGA
- the traW gene encoding type-F conjugative transfer system protein TraW: MIRLALVLTIALALPAAAQARDFGQQGAVFPVIERDLLDQIQSRLIAMEKSGETAKLNDRLKRRTVARVNRPDPVAGIARAIDDRSWSFDPTITLAADIRGAKGELIHAAGTRVNPLDSVSLRADLLFLDGDDPAQVAWALKKDRQAKLILVRGAPLELMKARQRRFYFDQGGKLTERFGIRAVPARVRQQGRLLAVSEVALPAKKETAR, encoded by the coding sequence GTGATCCGGCTCGCGCTTGTCCTGACAATCGCTCTTGCCCTGCCGGCCGCCGCGCAGGCGCGCGACTTCGGCCAGCAAGGCGCGGTCTTTCCGGTGATCGAGCGCGATCTGCTCGACCAGATCCAGTCGCGCCTGATCGCGATGGAAAAGTCGGGCGAAACCGCGAAGCTCAACGACCGGTTGAAGCGCCGTACCGTGGCGCGCGTCAATCGCCCGGACCCGGTTGCGGGGATCGCGCGGGCGATCGACGATCGCAGCTGGTCGTTCGATCCGACGATCACGCTCGCCGCCGATATCAGGGGCGCGAAGGGCGAGCTGATCCATGCCGCGGGAACCAGGGTCAACCCACTCGACAGCGTGAGCTTGCGCGCCGACCTCCTGTTTCTCGACGGCGACGACCCGGCGCAGGTCGCCTGGGCGCTCAAAAAGGATCGCCAGGCCAAGCTGATCCTGGTCAGGGGCGCACCGCTCGAGCTGATGAAAGCCCGCCAGCGCCGCTTCTATTTCGACCAGGGCGGCAAGCTCACCGAGCGCTTCGGAATCAGGGCCGTGCCCGCGCGCGTGCGCCAGCAAGGCCGACTGCTCGCGGTGAGCGAGGTCGCGCTTCCCGCGAAGAAGGAGACGGCGCGATGA
- a CDS encoding S26 family signal peptidase, with protein sequence MKRPFIHWRRPLILCALCALPLAWAPLDALSKDHALLLNASPSLPNWAFWLDKRAPIERGSLIFFEPPPSTLVETHFGPDPQMFGKRVLGLPGDVVSHEGMDVFVNGEKIATRLAVTRLGIPLTRGPAGTIPANCYYTGTDHPRGLDSRYGAIGFVCAGQILGSGGAIL encoded by the coding sequence ATGAAGCGTCCCTTCATTCACTGGCGCCGTCCGCTGATCCTCTGCGCGCTGTGCGCCTTGCCGTTGGCCTGGGCGCCGCTCGACGCCTTGAGCAAGGACCACGCTCTGCTGCTCAACGCGAGCCCGAGCCTGCCCAACTGGGCGTTCTGGCTGGACAAGCGCGCACCGATCGAGCGCGGCAGCCTGATCTTCTTCGAGCCGCCGCCGAGCACGCTGGTCGAGACCCATTTCGGACCCGACCCGCAGATGTTCGGCAAACGCGTGCTCGGTCTGCCCGGCGATGTCGTGAGCCACGAAGGCATGGACGTGTTCGTCAACGGCGAGAAGATCGCGACGCGCCTCGCCGTGACCCGCCTCGGCATTCCGCTGACGCGCGGTCCCGCAGGAACGATCCCGGCAAACTGCTACTACACCGGCACGGATCATCCGCGCGGGCTCGACAGCCGCTACGGCGCGATCGGCTTCGTCTGTGCGGGGCAGATCCTCGGCAGCGGGGGGGCGATCCTGTGA
- a CDS encoding TrbI F-type domain-containing protein, with product MTRLRLPHPRLALGILATLGLAAALLWAAWITRAVTENPPPRIVTVRLAETIGKFVDEAARADAGPEAVQAASLAYLKAAEASVAEMGGDGRVVLVAEAVLAGAAEDATPELERRIADKLQQEPRR from the coding sequence ATGACTAGACTGCGGCTCCCCCACCCCAGGCTGGCCCTCGGCATTCTCGCGACGCTCGGCCTTGCCGCTGCGCTGCTCTGGGCCGCGTGGATCACGCGCGCGGTGACCGAGAACCCACCGCCCCGGATCGTTACCGTCCGGCTCGCCGAGACCATCGGCAAGTTCGTCGACGAAGCCGCGCGCGCCGATGCCGGACCGGAGGCCGTGCAGGCGGCGAGCCTTGCCTATCTGAAGGCCGCCGAAGCGTCGGTCGCCGAAATGGGCGGCGACGGTCGGGTCGTGTTGGTGGCCGAGGCGGTGCTCGCGGGCGCGGCCGAGGATGCGACGCCCGAGCTCGAGCGGCGGATTGCCGACAAGCTCCAGCAGGAGCCGCGCCGATGA
- the traC gene encoding type IV secretion system protein TraC: MSFSLGAARDAVLSGLFADTDRAEHARAPLMLDMLSDWLPYRVYDERTGLYRNRASKGFVLEVTPLVGADERTGEILGQFFSEGMPAGACLQVLNFASPRIGSVVGPWFAPRYEQGGIYEAIARARTQRLYDLVWQSGSAHAPFHARATRLILSLGVPVPGNASDAELTECREGLLGMLHSLGLHAASLEPHGLLALIDELTSPTTAREPDRIDWNRHETLDVQAIRRDIELEVEDDRLILRTERFREIGRDRDGVPQVGECYPDRFDLRHYAVRSTPERWAPWECARLIGDMFTDKLRFPCPTATMLCLVYPDQEAAAARAGYKFMRTTSLSDTKSARFLPRLGEQSAEWRHVQAELQAGKKLVKLFYGLTTISPLGQGDTHERVVKAIYKAAGWDLADERFLQLQGLIAAFPLSLADGLASDMARLKRLKTMLSTTAANIAPMQGEYLGSDIPHLLLVGRRGQPFFWSPFENRAGNHNIAICGKSGSGKSVLLQELCAALRGAGAKVVVIDDGRSFEHSVKLQGGRFVEFTLASGFSLNPFSMVDDARAESDEDYRLDCFAMIKAIVGQMARPSTAPSDTERGLIDRAITQVWDSLGSGGSIDDVAHALHSAESEAGKELATAIGPFCRGGSYAGFFSGKASFAFEDDFTVFEMSDLASREELRSVVLSAIMFMTGQAMTRSSRSTKKLLLIDEAWAMLKGGSMGEFVETYARTARKYGGALATATQSLNDYYKSDGARAALENSDWMLVLQQKAETIADFRKEARLDMDDRTETLIRSLKRSGTEYSEVYIKGPEIEAVGRLVLDPFSATIFSSDPDTYAAIHKHVADGMPLDRAIGHVAGIAGSARGAA, translated from the coding sequence GTGAGCTTTTCGCTTGGCGCCGCGCGCGACGCGGTGCTCTCCGGCCTGTTCGCCGACACCGACCGCGCGGAGCATGCTCGCGCGCCGCTGATGCTCGACATGCTGTCGGACTGGCTGCCCTACCGGGTCTATGACGAGCGTACCGGCCTCTACCGCAACCGCGCGTCGAAGGGTTTCGTGCTCGAAGTGACCCCGCTGGTGGGCGCGGACGAGCGCACCGGCGAGATCCTCGGGCAGTTCTTCTCCGAAGGGATGCCGGCGGGCGCCTGCCTGCAGGTGCTCAATTTCGCTTCGCCCAGGATCGGCTCGGTGGTCGGACCATGGTTCGCACCGCGCTACGAGCAGGGCGGGATCTACGAGGCGATCGCGCGGGCACGCACGCAGCGTCTGTACGATCTGGTCTGGCAATCGGGCTCGGCGCATGCGCCGTTCCACGCGCGCGCCACCCGGCTGATCCTGTCGCTGGGCGTTCCCGTGCCAGGCAATGCGAGCGATGCCGAACTCACCGAATGCCGCGAAGGTCTTCTCGGCATGCTCCATTCGCTGGGACTGCACGCAGCCAGTCTCGAACCGCACGGCCTGCTCGCGCTGATCGACGAGCTGACCTCGCCGACCACGGCGCGCGAGCCCGACCGGATAGACTGGAATCGCCACGAGACGCTCGATGTCCAGGCGATCCGCCGCGACATCGAACTCGAGGTCGAGGACGACCGGTTGATCCTGCGCACCGAGCGCTTCCGCGAGATCGGCCGCGACCGCGACGGCGTGCCGCAGGTCGGCGAATGCTATCCCGACCGCTTCGATCTGCGCCACTATGCCGTGCGCTCGACGCCCGAGCGCTGGGCGCCGTGGGAATGCGCGCGCCTCATCGGCGACATGTTCACCGACAAGCTGCGTTTCCCGTGCCCCACGGCGACAATGCTGTGCCTCGTCTATCCCGACCAGGAAGCCGCCGCCGCGCGCGCGGGCTACAAGTTCATGCGCACGACCAGCCTCTCGGATACGAAGAGCGCGCGCTTCCTGCCGAGGCTCGGCGAGCAATCGGCCGAATGGCGCCATGTCCAGGCCGAGCTCCAGGCGGGCAAGAAGCTGGTCAAGCTGTTCTACGGCCTGACCACGATCTCGCCGCTCGGCCAGGGCGACACGCACGAGCGCGTGGTCAAGGCGATCTACAAGGCGGCGGGCTGGGACCTCGCCGACGAGCGCTTCCTCCAGCTCCAGGGGCTGATCGCCGCCTTCCCGCTGAGCCTTGCCGACGGTCTCGCAAGCGACATGGCGAGGCTCAAGCGCCTCAAGACCATGCTCTCGACGACCGCGGCGAACATCGCGCCGATGCAGGGCGAGTATCTCGGCAGCGACATCCCGCATCTGCTGCTCGTCGGACGGCGCGGCCAGCCCTTCTTCTGGTCGCCCTTCGAGAATCGCGCGGGCAACCACAACATCGCGATCTGCGGCAAGTCGGGCTCGGGCAAGTCGGTGCTGCTGCAGGAGCTCTGCGCGGCGCTGAGGGGCGCGGGCGCCAAGGTCGTGGTGATCGACGACGGGCGCAGCTTCGAGCACTCGGTCAAGCTGCAGGGGGGGCGCTTTGTCGAGTTCACGCTCGCTTCGGGCTTCTCGCTGAACCCGTTCTCGATGGTCGACGATGCCCGCGCCGAAAGCGACGAGGATTACCGGCTCGACTGCTTCGCGATGATCAAGGCGATCGTCGGGCAGATGGCGCGCCCGAGCACGGCGCCCAGCGATACCGAGCGAGGCCTGATCGACCGCGCGATCACGCAGGTCTGGGACAGCCTCGGCAGCGGCGGCAGCATCGACGATGTCGCGCATGCGCTGCATTCCGCCGAAAGTGAGGCCGGCAAGGAACTGGCGACCGCGATTGGTCCGTTCTGCCGCGGCGGCAGCTATGCCGGTTTCTTCTCCGGCAAGGCGAGCTTCGCCTTCGAGGACGATTTCACCGTCTTCGAGATGAGCGATCTTGCCTCGCGCGAGGAGCTGCGGAGCGTGGTCCTTTCGGCGATCATGTTCATGACAGGCCAGGCGATGACCCGCTCCTCGCGCTCCACGAAGAAGCTGCTGCTGATCGATGAAGCCTGGGCCATGCTCAAGGGCGGCTCGATGGGCGAGTTCGTCGAGACCTATGCCCGCACCGCGCGCAAGTACGGCGGCGCGCTTGCCACCGCCACGCAATCCCTCAACGACTACTACAAGTCGGACGGCGCCCGCGCCGCGCTCGAGAACAGCGACTGGATGCTGGTGCTCCAGCAGAAGGCCGAGACCATCGCCGATTTCCGCAAGGAAGCGCGGCTCGACATGGACGACCGCACCGAGACGCTGATCCGCAGTCTCAAGCGCTCGGGCACCGAATACAGCGAAGTCTACATCAAGGGGCCAGAGATAGAGGCGGTCGGCCGGCTCGTGCTCGACCCGTTCTCGGCGACAATCTTCTCGTCCGATCCCGACACCTATGCCGCGATCCACAAGCATGTCGCCGACGGCATGCCGCTCGACAGGGCGATCGGCCATGTCGCGGGCATCGCCGGCTCGGCCCGAGGAGCCGCATGA
- a CDS encoding DsbC family protein — protein sequence MNFTHTRPGLKARATHVALAMTGAATVLSLGVAAVTALPANAASLASDVAAALKLRLPKTPVDALTCDTLGPWCEVVSGDTLFYIDETARYLFVGRLYDMEERRDVTAARLLELNPDLLAAGGARARSEQNETIPSEAAKTVDLASLPAEGAIRWGNPKGARLVVFSDFQCGYCQRLAAELVKAKLQVEERPISIFGAASRQLSETVLCAKDPEKALHAAYAGELQGTGKSCANAKALDANEAFAKANGFAGTPVIVRASDGAVLQGFRDAQTLRAFAAGEKGPRS from the coding sequence ATGAATTTCACGCACACCCGCCCAGGCCTGAAAGCCCGCGCCACCCATGTCGCGCTCGCGATGACCGGCGCCGCCACGGTGCTGAGCCTCGGGGTCGCCGCCGTCACCGCGCTTCCCGCCAATGCGGCGAGTCTCGCAAGCGATGTCGCCGCCGCGCTCAAGCTGCGCCTCCCGAAAACACCGGTCGATGCGCTGACCTGCGATACGCTCGGTCCGTGGTGCGAGGTCGTCTCGGGCGACACGCTGTTCTATATCGACGAGACCGCCCGCTACCTCTTCGTGGGCCGACTCTACGACATGGAAGAGCGGCGCGATGTTACCGCCGCGCGGCTGCTTGAACTCAATCCCGATCTGCTCGCCGCGGGCGGCGCCCGGGCACGTTCGGAACAAAACGAGACCATCCCGTCGGAAGCGGCAAAGACGGTCGATCTTGCGAGCCTGCCCGCCGAGGGCGCAATCCGCTGGGGCAACCCGAAGGGTGCGAGGCTGGTGGTCTTCTCCGATTTCCAGTGCGGCTATTGCCAGCGTCTCGCGGCCGAACTCGTCAAGGCGAAGCTCCAGGTCGAGGAGCGCCCGATCTCGATCTTCGGCGCGGCGAGTCGGCAGCTTTCCGAGACGGTGCTCTGCGCGAAGGACCCGGAAAAGGCGCTTCACGCCGCCTATGCCGGAGAATTGCAGGGCACCGGCAAATCCTGCGCCAATGCCAAAGCGCTCGACGCTAACGAAGCGTTCGCGAAAGCGAACGGATTTGCCGGTACGCCGGTCATCGTTCGGGCCAGCGACGGCGCGGTGCTCCAAGGCTTCCGCGATGCCCAGACGCTGCGCGCGTTCGCCGCGGGAGAAAAGGGGCCGCGGTCATGA